From Bacteroidetes bacterium GWF2_43_63, a single genomic window includes:
- a CDS encoding riboflavin biosynthesis protein RibF, with protein MQISDSKAGTGFTTEGTCVTVGTFDGVHLGHSEILRFLKSVSIQNKLDSVVFTFGTHPRFVLKSDSSDLKILSTPDEKAQLISRFGIDYLYVQDFTPEFSSMQAEKFISEILVGKLKMKSLVVGHDHLFGKDRIGNFALLSELSDKYGFSLIQIPAISNSGFNISSTKIRNLLSSADIQMANDMLGYNYSFTGDVIKGFGIGRELGFPTANLKLQDPQKILPAPGVYIIKAMHDSESFEGIINIGSRPTFEGSGMHIEAHLFDFDKIVYDDQLTIEFLLFLREEIKFNSREELVSQIRKDRDRAFKYFGRIC; from the coding sequence ATGCAGATATCAGACAGCAAAGCAGGAACAGGTTTCACAACCGAAGGCACTTGTGTCACCGTTGGCACTTTCGATGGGGTGCATCTCGGTCATTCTGAAATTTTGCGATTCCTGAAATCCGTTTCCATTCAAAACAAGCTTGACTCAGTGGTTTTTACATTCGGCACCCATCCGCGCTTTGTGCTTAAATCGGACTCCTCTGATCTCAAAATACTTTCAACTCCCGACGAAAAAGCTCAACTGATCAGCCGATTCGGAATTGATTACCTGTATGTTCAGGATTTCACTCCCGAATTTTCTTCGATGCAAGCGGAAAAATTTATTTCTGAAATCCTTGTTGGAAAATTAAAAATGAAAAGTCTGGTCGTAGGTCATGATCATTTGTTTGGTAAAGATCGGATCGGCAATTTCGCTTTACTTTCGGAGCTCAGCGACAAGTATGGATTTTCTTTGATTCAGATTCCGGCAATCAGTAATTCAGGGTTCAATATCAGTTCTACTAAAATCCGAAATCTATTATCCTCGGCCGATATTCAGATGGCCAATGACATGCTCGGGTACAATTATTCTTTTACCGGCGATGTGATAAAAGGGTTTGGAATCGGACGTGAACTCGGCTTCCCTACTGCTAATCTGAAGCTGCAGGATCCTCAAAAAATTCTGCCTGCGCCGGGAGTTTACATTATCAAAGCCATGCATGATTCCGAATCTTTCGAAGGCATAATCAACATCGGCAGCAGGCCAACCTTTGAAGGCAGCGGTATGCATATCGAAGCTCATCTTTTTGACTTCGATAAAATTGTTTACGACGATCAGCTTACTATAGAATTTCTGCTCTTTCTTCGCGAAGAAATTAAATTTAATTCGAGAGAAGAACTTGTTTCCCAGATACGAAAAGACCGCGATCGTGCGTTTAAGTATTTCGGAAGAATATGTTGA
- a CDS encoding 4-hydroxythreonine-4-phosphate dehydrogenase PdxA — MKEREHKKVVAAITHGDVNGIGYEVILKTLADSRLLDFCVPVIYGNSKAASYHRKTITVSDYQLTLIRDLTQLKAGKPYIVNVINEEIKIEFGKSDPVSGQLAHKALEMAISDIDAGNADILVTAPINKSNIQSETYHFPGHTEYLAEKCKSKDYMMLMISPNLRIGVVTGHVPVNKISSELSIQLIEKKLAILNHSLKYDFGISNPKIAVLGLNPHAGDETLLGDEEKTIIEPAIRKAFENHINAFGPFPSDGFFGNATFRNFDAVLAMYHDQAMIPFKVMAFEDGVNFTAGLPIIRTSPDHGTGYDIAGKNMASCNSFRNALLLGVEIFHNRLNYNNNK, encoded by the coding sequence ATGAAAGAACGTGAACATAAAAAAGTTGTCGCTGCAATTACCCATGGCGATGTGAACGGCATTGGCTATGAGGTCATATTGAAAACCCTGGCTGACAGTCGCCTGCTCGATTTTTGCGTGCCTGTCATTTATGGCAATTCGAAAGCAGCATCCTATCACCGCAAAACAATAACAGTCAGCGATTATCAACTCACATTGATCCGTGACCTTACGCAACTAAAAGCAGGGAAGCCATATATCGTCAATGTGATTAACGAAGAAATTAAAATTGAATTTGGAAAATCGGATCCGGTGTCCGGGCAGCTTGCACACAAAGCGCTTGAGATGGCCATTTCCGACATTGATGCGGGTAATGCCGATATTTTAGTTACTGCGCCCATCAACAAAAGCAATATTCAGTCAGAAACCTATCATTTTCCGGGTCACACGGAATATCTGGCTGAAAAATGCAAATCCAAGGATTATATGATGCTCATGATTAGTCCAAACCTCAGAATAGGTGTTGTGACCGGCCATGTCCCCGTGAATAAAATTTCATCGGAACTTTCCATTCAATTGATTGAGAAAAAACTGGCAATCCTCAATCATTCATTAAAATATGACTTTGGAATTTCAAATCCAAAAATAGCTGTACTTGGCCTCAATCCTCATGCCGGCGACGAAACTCTCCTCGGCGATGAAGAGAAAACAATCATAGAACCCGCAATCCGCAAGGCTTTCGAAAATCACATCAATGCTTTTGGACCATTTCCGTCAGACGGATTTTTTGGAAACGCAACATTCAGGAATTTCGATGCTGTTCTTGCCATGTATCATGATCAGGCAATGATTCCTTTTAAAGTTATGGCATTTGAAGATGGCGTGAATTTCACTGCAGGGCTGCCGATTATACGCACATCGCCAGACCATGGTACCGGTTATGATATTGCCGGCAAGAATATGGCCAGTTGTAATTCGTTCCGCAATGCGCTCTTACTTGGAGTTGAAATTTTTCACAACCGGCTCAATTACAATAACAACAAGTAA